The window CGGTCATTCGTTCGCGTACGATCTTCGGCTTGTCGATCGTCGGACTGGTGTTCAACGAAGGCGTCGATAAATACTTCGCGCGGCAGCGGGTGCAAGAGCGTCTGGCCGGGATCACGCTCCCCGACGGCGTACAGCCCGAGCTCGGCCCTCTCGCCACGGCCTACGGCGAAATCTACCGCTATGAGCTCAGAAGCGATCGCGGTCATTCGGTGACGGAGCTGCGCACCCTGAACGATTGGGTCGTCGTGCCGCGACTGATGCGCACGCCGGGAATCGCCGAGGTCGCCAACTTCGGCGGCTACGAGAAACAATACGCCGTAAAGCTCGATCCGGGCCAGCTCGAGCGCTACGGCCTGTCGCTGGAAGACGTCGTCTCAGCCGTGCAGACGAACAACGCCAACGCCGGAGGCAGCGTCCTCAGACGCGGCGACATGTCGTTCGTCATTCGTGGCCGGGGCACCGTGGCGAACGAACAAGACATCGAAGCGGTCGTCGTGAATACGATCGGCGGCACGCCGGTCAATCTACGCGACGTCGCCGAGGTCGAGCTCGATCATCGGATCCCTGCCGGCATCTTCGGCATGAACGACAGACCCGAGGCGGTCGAAGGAATCGTGCTGATGCGTCGAGGTGAGAACCCATCGCGCGCCCTTGAGCTCGTTCGTAGCGAGATGGACGAACTCAATGCATCGGTGTTGCCGAAAGGAGTTTCGATCGATCCGTTCTACGATCGTCAGTTCCTCGTCGACAGCACCTTGCACACGGTAACGCACAGCGTCGTTACGGGCGTGGCGTTGGTGCTGCTCGTGTTGCTGGCGTTTCTCGGCAGCCCCCGGATGGCGATCCTCGTGGTCGCCACGATCCCCTTTTCGCTGCTGTTCGCTCTGACGTTGATGTACCTGACCGGAATCCCGATCGGGCTTTTGTCGATCGGAGCGATCGATTTCGGCATCCTCGTCGATGGTGCGGTGATCATGGCCGACAACATCGCACATCATCTTTCGCGGATGCGTAGGAAGGATCCGGCTTCGACCCTGACCGCGGCGATTCTCGCCGCCGCAACGGAAGTGGAACGGCCGGTGTTCTTCTCGTCGCTGATGATTATCTGCGCCTACGTTCCCTTGCTCACGCTTACGAGCATCGAAGGGCTATTGTTCCGCCCGATGGCACTCACGGTAATTTACGCGCTCATCGGCGCAGTGATCTTTGCGCTGTTCGTGATTCCGAGCTTGGCGACGTTTCTGCTCGGCCGCGGTTATACCGACTGGGAAAACCCGCTTCTAACTCTGTGCCGAATCCCTTACGAAGCGACGCTCAAACTGTTGATGAGGCTTCGCGTAGTCGTCGTCGGCGCCGTTGCCGTCTTGTTCGTCGCCGTCTGCGTGATGGTCGTGCCGAAGCTCGGCTTCGACTTCCTACCGTATCTCGACGAAGGAGTGATCTGGATTCGGGCCAATTTCCCCGAGGGAACCTCGCTTGAGCAAACGGCCGAGTACGGCAACCGGATGCGCAAGATCGTGCGAGATTTGCCTGACGTCACGTTCGTGATGTCGCAGGCCGGGCGCAACGATAGCGGCACGGATCCGTTCGTGCCCAGTCGGTGCGAGATGATGGTTGGGCTCAAGAAAATGGACGAGTGGCAGTATCCCTCGAAGCAAGCGATCATCAATGAGCTCGGGCACCGACTTCGTACGCAGTTTCCGACGACCCGCTTCAACTTCACGCAGCCGATCATCGACAGCGTGACCGAAGACACGAACGGCACGTCGGCCAACCTCGCAGTCGAGTTCTCCGGCAGCGATTCGGACAAGCTCTTAGACCTCGGCCGGCAAACGGTAGCCGTACTCCAGGCGGTTCCGGGAGCCGTCGACGTAAACATCGAGCAAGAGGGACCGCAACCGCAGCTCGTCGTGCAGCCCGATCGAGTGCGCTGCGCACGCTACGACACTCACATCGACGACGTGAACCGAGTCATCAATACGGCGCTCGGCGGCGAGCCGATCGGCGTGCTCTACGAAGGAGAACGACGGTTCGACATCACGGCTCGCTTCGATCGCCGGTTTCTCACCTCGCCGCAATCGATCGGGCAATTGCCGGTCTTCACTCACGACAAAGTGCCGGTGCCGCTCGCGCAAGTCGCCGATTTCGAGCTCGTCGACGGTCAGACGTTCATCGCCCGCGAAAGCGGTCGGCGGCGGATCACGGTACGTTGCGACATCGTCGGCCGCGATCAGGGGGGCTTCGTCGCCGAGGCGCAGAAATTATTCGCGGCGAAAGTAAAAGCTCCCGACGAGATTCGCGTCCGCTGGATCGGGATGTTCGAAAATCTCGAACGGGCCTCAAGGCATTTTGCATTGGTGATCCCGATCACGATGGTGCTGATCTACATCTTACTCGTCGTCACGTTCGGCAATCAACGCGAGGCATTATTGGTGCTGCTCTCGGTGCCGCTCGCGTTCATCGGTGGAGCGATCGCGCTCTATGTGCGCGGGATGACGCTGAACGTCTCGAGCGGCGTCGGTTTCGCGGCGTTGTTCGGCGTCTCGATCATGAACGGTGTGCTGATGGTCGAATGGATTTCGGCTTTGCGTACGCGGGGAGCGAAGCTCGAGCGCGCGATTCTCGAAGGGGCGGGAACTCGAATGCGGCCGATCCTCATGGCCTCGCTCGTCGCGATTCTCGGCCTGTTGCCGGCCTCGGTCGCCCACGGTCTCGGCTCCGACGTCCAACGGCCGCTCGCTACGGTGATCGTCTGGGG of the Planctomycetia bacterium genome contains:
- a CDS encoding CusA/CzcA family heavy metal efflux RND transporter gives rise to the protein MIANIIAWSLSHRLIIAALSIAVCLAGVWSFTQQPIDAYPDISAQQVLIISSYAGRAPEEIERQVTIPIELAMGSVPDVAVIRSRTIFGLSIVGLVFNEGVDKYFARQRVQERLAGITLPDGVQPELGPLATAYGEIYRYELRSDRGHSVTELRTLNDWVVVPRLMRTPGIAEVANFGGYEKQYAVKLDPGQLERYGLSLEDVVSAVQTNNANAGGSVLRRGDMSFVIRGRGTVANEQDIEAVVVNTIGGTPVNLRDVAEVELDHRIPAGIFGMNDRPEAVEGIVLMRRGENPSRALELVRSEMDELNASVLPKGVSIDPFYDRQFLVDSTLHTVTHSVVTGVALVLLVLLAFLGSPRMAILVVATIPFSLLFALTLMYLTGIPIGLLSIGAIDFGILVDGAVIMADNIAHHLSRMRRKDPASTLTAAILAAATEVERPVFFSSLMIICAYVPLLTLTSIEGLLFRPMALTVIYALIGAVIFALFVIPSLATFLLGRGYTDWENPLLTLCRIPYEATLKLLMRLRVVVVGAVAVLFVAVCVMVVPKLGFDFLPYLDEGVIWIRANFPEGTSLEQTAEYGNRMRKIVRDLPDVTFVMSQAGRNDSGTDPFVPSRCEMMVGLKKMDEWQYPSKQAIINELGHRLRTQFPTTRFNFTQPIIDSVTEDTNGTSANLAVEFSGSDSDKLLDLGRQTVAVLQAVPGAVDVNIEQEGPQPQLVVQPDRVRCARYDTHIDDVNRVINTALGGEPIGVLYEGERRFDITARFDRRFLTSPQSIGQLPVFTHDKVPVPLAQVADFELVDGQTFIARESGRRRITVRCDIVGRDQGGFVAEAQKLFAAKVKAPDEIRVRWIGMFENLERASRHFALVIPITMVLIYILLVVTFGNQREALLVLLSVPLAFIGGAIALYVRGMTLNVSSGVGFAALFGVSIMNGVLMVEWISALRTRGAKLERAILEGAGTRMRPILMASLVAILGLLPASVAHGLGSDVQRPLATVIVWGLVSSMLLTLFVVPVLCRMFMVKDRDMVTGPST